CGTGCCGGGACTCGTCCGCGTCCTGGTGAGGACACACCGTCAGGGGTGCCCGTTCCGGAGCCCGAGAGGGCGTGTCCTCACCAGTCGCGGCAGGCGGGGGCGTGGAGCGGCGGGGGCGCACGGTGGGACGCCGGGGCAGGGGCGGCTCCGGCACCCCGAGATGCAGAACGGCCCCGCACCGTCTCCGGTGCGGGGCCGAGGGGTCCGGGCGGGTCAGCGGCCGACGGCCACCTGCATGAGCGGCTCGCCCACGAAGGGGTCCACCGCGAGGGCGATGAACAGCAGCGTGAGGTACGTGATGGACAGGTGGAAGACCTTCATCGCCTTGCGGTCCTCGAAGTCGTCCCGCTGGGCCTCGCGCTGGAGGACGTGGGACTCCCAGACGAACCAGCCGCCCACGCCGAGGGCCACGGCCGTGTAGACGATGCCGGCCCAGCCCATGGGCACCAGCAGCAGCGAGCACACCACGGTGGCCCACGCGTAGAGGACCACCTGGTTGGACACCAGGCGAGCGGAGGCCACGGCGCCCAGCATGGGCACGTCCGCTTCCTGGTAGTCCCGCTTGTACTTCATGGACAGCGGCCAGTAGTGCGGCGGCGTCCACAGGAAGATCACGGTGAACAGGACGATCGCGGGCCACTCCACGGTGCCCCGCACCGCGGCCCAGCCGATCACCACGGGGAAGCAGCCGGCGATCCCGCCCCACACGATGTTCTGCTCCGTGCGGCGTTTGAGGATCAGCGAGTAGACCACCACGTAGAAGAAGATCGCCGCCACGCCGAGCGCCGCGGCGAGCCAGTTCGCGCCGAAGCCCAGGATGAGCACCGAGAGCACGGCGAGGGTCCAGGAGAACACGAGCGCCTCGCGGGGGGTCACCTCCCCGGTGACCAGAGGACGGCGCTCGGTGCGCTTCATGAGCCGGTCGATGTCCCGGTCGATGTAGCAGTTGAACGCGCCCGACGCGCCGGCGGCCAGTGCCCCGCCCACGAGGGTGGCGAGCATGGTGAGGACGTCCGGGAAGCCCCGCTGCGCGAAGATCATCGTGGGCAGCGTGGTGACCAGCAGCAGCTCGATCACGCGGGGCTTGGTCAGCTCGACGTAGGCGCGGATCTTGCGTCCCGCCGTCATGGGCGGACGGGACGCGACGGCGTCCGGGCCCGGGCTGACGGCGGGGACGGAGGAGGTGTACTCCACGGAGGATGACATCGGCTTCTCACGGGGGAGGGGACGGGGACGGCCCCGGGATCGTCCCGACGGGATCCCGTGGTCGGGGCGCGCAGGACGGAAGAGGCCTTCCCGCCATCTTACCCGTCCGGTCATGCGTTCGCGGGGGACGAACCCCACACCGGGCGGCGCCGCGCCGCGCGCACTAGGCTGGCCGAGAGGGCGCGCGCTCGACCCACGAGAGATCCGCCGCCGCCGCACGTCCGAGCACCAGCACCGAGGAGCCGCACATGACCGAGACCTCCCCCACCCCGCTCGACCGGACCCGCCCCGCCCGCGGGTTCGTGTACGACCAGCAGGACCGACGCATGGTGGACACGCTCAAGGTGCTGGCCGCGGACGCCGTCGAGAAGGCGGGCCACGGCCACCCCGGCACCGCCATCTCCCTGGCCCCGGTGGCCTGGCAGCTCTTCCAGAACGTCATGCACCTGGACCCGACCGACGATGCGTGGGCCGGCCGCGACCGGTTCATCCTCTCCGCCGGCCACTCCTCCCTGACGCTCTACCTCCAGCTGTTCGCGGCGGGGGCGGGCCTCGAGATCGAGGACATCGCCGCCCTCCGGACCGAGGGCTCCAAGACCCCGGGGCATCCCGAGCACGGCCACACCGCGCACGTGGAGATGACCACCGGGCCGCTGGGCCAGGGCCTGGCCTCGTCGGTGGGCTTCGCCTACGACCAGCGCCGGGTGCGCGGCCTGCTGGACCCCGACGCCGCCCCGGGCACCTCCCCCTTCGACCACCACGTGTTCGTGATCGCCTCGGACGGCGACGTCCAGGAGGGCGTCTCCGCCGAGGCCTGCGCGCTGGCCGGCCACCAGGAGCTCGGCAACCTGGTGGTGCTGTACGACGCGAACCGGATCTCCATCGAGGACGACACCGACATCTCCTTCACCGAGGACGTCTCCCAGCGGTACGAGTCCTACGGCTGGCACGTCCAGGAGGTGGACTGGACCAACGGGGCCCAGGGCCACGACGTCTCCGAGTACACCGAGGACGTCGAGAAGCTGTACGAGGCGATCGCCGCCGCGAAGGCGGAGACCGGGCGCCCGTCCCTGATCAAGCTGCGCACCGTGATCGGCTGGCCCTCCCCCGGCAAGCAGAACACCGGCGGCATCCACGGCTCCAAGCTCGGCGAGGACGAGGTGCGCGAGCTCAAGTCCCACCTCGGGTTCGACGTCGAGGAGCACTTCGCCGTCGACGAGGCCCTGCTGGCCCACGCCCGCCAGGTGGGCGAGCGTTCGGCCGCCTACCGCGCCGAGTGGGAGCGAGCCCTGGAGTCGTGGCGCGCGGCGAACCCGGAGCGCGCCCGCCTGTTCGACCGGCTGCGCGCGCAGGAGCTGCCGGAGGGCTTCGAGGCCGCCTTCCCCACGTGGGAGGCGGACGAGAAGGGCCTGGCCACCCGCGCCGCCTCGGGGAAGGTCCTGACGGCGCTCGCCCCGGTGATGCCCGAGCTGTGGGGCGGCTCCGCCGACCTGGCCGGGTCCAACAACACCACCATGGAGGGCGAGCCGTCCTTCATCCCCGCGCACCGCTCCACCGCCACGTGGCAGGGCGACCCCTACGGCCGCACCCTGCACTTCGGCATCCGCGAGTTCGCCGCCGGCGCGATCGTCAACGGCATCACCCTCGGCGGGCTCACCCGTGCCTACATGGGCACCTTCCTCACGTTCTCCGACTACATGCGCGGGGCCGTGCGGCTGGCCGCCCTGATGGGCACCCCGAGCGTGTACGTGTGGACCCACGACTCCGTGGGCCTCGGCGAGGACGGCCCCACCCACCAGCCGATCGAGCACCTGGCGTCCCTCCGCGCCATCCCGGGCCTCGACGTCGTCCGCCCCGCCGACGCCAACGAGACCGCGTGGGCGTGGCGGACGATCCTGGAGCGCCGGGACCACCCGGCGGGCCTGGTCCTGACCCGCCAGGGCGTGCCGACCCTGCCGCGCGAGGTCGACGGGTTCGCCCCGGCCTCCGGGACGGCCCGCGGCGCCTACGTCCTGGTGGACGCCACGGACGCCGACGGCGCCCCCGCCCCGGCCCGGGTCCTGCTGATCGCCACCGGGTCCGAGGTCGCGGTCGCGGTGGGCGCCCGGGAGCGGCTGCAGGCCGAGGGCGTGCCCACGCGCGTCGTCTCCGCCCCGTGCCTCGAGTGGTTCGCCGAGCAGGACGAGGCCTACCGCTCCTCCGTGCTCCCCGACGGCCCGGAGGCCCCCGTGCGCGTCTCGGTGGAGGCCGGCACCGCAATGCCGTGGTTCGAGCTGACCGTCACCGAGCGCTCCCGCGGCGCGCGCGTCAGCATCGAGCACTACGGCGAGTCCGCCGACGGGCCGCACCTGCTGCGCAAGTACGGCTTCACCCCCGAGCACGTGGCGGACGTGGCCCGCGGGCTGCTCTGACGCACCCGCCCGCACGCCCCAGGAGAGGAACGACCCCATGACCGACCTGCAGCGCACCGCCGACGAGGCCGTGCAGAGTCCGGCCACCACCGCCCTCGCGGAGGCCGGCGTGTCCATCTGGCTGGACGACCTGTCCCGCACCCGCCTGGACGAGGGCAGCCTCGAGAAGCTCCTCACCACGCGGACGGTGACGGGCGTGACCACCAACCCGTCCATCTTCGCCGCCGCCCTGAAGCACGCCGACGCGTACGAGGAGCAGCTGCGCGAACTCGCCGCGGAGGGGGCGGACGTGGACGCCGCGGTCACCGCCCTCACCACCACGGACGTCCGCCGGGCGTGCGACCTGCTGGCGCCGGTGCACGAGGCCACGGACGGACGGGACGGCTACGTGTCCATCGAGGTGGACCCGCGGCTGGCCCGGGACACCGCCGGCACCGTGGCCCAGGCGCGCGAGCTCGCCGACGCCGTGGACCGGCCCAACCTCATGGTGAAGATCCCGGCCACCGTGGAGGGGCTGCCCGCCATCACGGAGGTGCTGGGGGCCGGGATCAACGTCAACGTGACGCTGATCTTCTCCCTGCCCCGGTACCGCGAGGTGGTCAACGCCTGGCTGGCCGGCCTCGAGCAGGCCCGCGCGAACGGTCACGACATCTCCTGCATCCACTCGGTGGCCTCGTTCTTCGTGTCCCGCGTGGACACGGACGTGGACGCGCAGCTGCGGGACCTCGCCGCGGACGGCCACCCGGAGGCGGCGCAGCTCACCGGCCGCGCCGGGCTGGCGAACGCCCGCCTGGCGTACCGCGCGTTCGAGCAGGCTCTCGACTCGGAGCGCTGGCGCCTGCTCGAGGCCGCCGGGGCCCACGTCCAGCGCCCCCTGTGGGCCTCCACCGGGGTCAAGGACCCCGACCTGCCGGACACGCTGTACGTCACCGGCCTGGTGGCCCCCCACACCGTCAACACCATGCCGGAGAAGACCCTCGAGGCGTTCGCCGACCACGGCGAGGTCACCGGGGACACCGTCACCGGCGCCTACGACCGGGCCGACGCCGACCTCGACGCGATCGGCGAGCTGGGGGTCTCCTACCCCGAGCTCGTGGAACGCCTCGAGACGGAGGGCCTGCAGAAGTTCGAGGACGCGTGGGACGAGCTGCTGGCCTCCGTGCGCGCCGGCCTCGACGCCCACCACTGAGACCCCGCCGCACCGCCGCACGCCGCTGAAAGGACCCCAGATGAGCACCCTCGGCCTCATTGCCACCGGAGCCGCCCTCGAGGCGATCGACCGCCACGTCCCCGACCTCGTGGCGCAGCAGTTCGCCTCCCGCCTCGCCGACCAGGACGCCGGCCTGTGGGGTGAGGCCGCCCGGGACGAGGCCGCCCAGCGCCTGGGCTGGATCGACCTCTTCGACGACTCCCGCGCCGTCGCCGAGGACGTCGCGGGCCTCGCAGCACATCTGCGCGAGGAGGGCCTGACCCGCGTGGTGCTCGCGGGCATGGGCGGATCCTCCCTGGCCCCCGAGGTCATCGCGGCCACGGCCGGGCGGCCGCTCGAGGTGCTCGACTCCACCGACCCGGAGCAGGTCGCCGCCGTGCTCGGGCGCGACCTCGAGCGCACGGTGCTCGTGGTCTCCTCCAAGTCCGGCTCCACGGTGGAGACCGACTCGCAGCGCCGGGTGGTGGAGGCCGCGTTCACCGCCGAGGGGATCGACGCCGCCTCCCGGATCGTCGTGGTCACGGACCCGGGCTCCCCGCTGCAGGACGCCTCGATCAAGGCCGGCTACCGCGCGGTGTTCACCGCCGACCCCACCGTGGGCGGGCGCTACTCCGCGCTCACGGCCTTCGGGATCGTCCCGGCCGCCCTCGCGGGCGTGGACGTCGTCGCGCTCCTGGACGAGGCCGAGGAGGTGGTGGACCTGCTCACCGCGGACGAGGAGGACAATCCCGGCCTGCGCCTCGGCGCGGCCATCGGCGGCACCGCGCCGCTGCGGGACAAGCTCGTGGTCCAGGACCTCGGCTCCGGGATCGAGGGCTTCGGGGACTGGGTGGAGCAGCTGATCGCCGAGTCCACCGGCAAGGAGCGCACGGGCCTGCTGCCCGTCGTCGTCCGCGCCGGCGACCCGGAGACCGACTGGGACGCCCCCGACCTGCTGCAGGTGCGCCTCGTGGCGGAGGACGACGAGTCCGTCCCGCCGCCGCACGCCGTCCAGCTCCACGGCTCGCTCGGCGCGCTCATGCTGACCTGGGAGGTCGCCACGGCCGTGGCCGGCCGCCTGCTCCGGATCAACCCGTTCGACCAGCCCGATGTGGAGGCCGCGAAGGCCGCCGCCCGCGACCTGCTGGACTCCCCCGCCCCGGCCGCCGAGGCCGGCGCCGTGGTCCAGGGGGTCGAGGTGTCCGGGGACGATGAGGTCCTCGCCGCCGACGACCTCGCCGGCGTGCTCGCGGCCGTGGGCGCGCAGGTGCCGGAGAACGGCTACCTCGCCGTGCACGCCTACCTGGACCGCCACGCGGACGTGGACCTCGCGGAGATCCGCGCCGACCTGGCCCGCTCCCTCGGCCGTCCCGTGACGTTCGGCTGGGCCCCCCGGTTCCTGCACTCGACCGGCCAGTACCACAAGGGCGGACCCCGCACCGGCGTCTTCCTGCAGGTCACGGGCGAGGCGAGCACCGACGTCGAGGTGCCCGGCCGCCCGTTCTCCCTGGGCCAGCTCATCGCGGCCCAGGCGGCGGGCGACGCCGGCGTGCTGCGCCGCCTCGGCCGTCCGGTGACCACGCTGCGCCTGCGCGACCGCGGCGCCGGCGTGGCCGCACTGCGCACCGCCGCCCGACGGGCCGAGCTCCGTGGCGCCTGAGCCCCGCGGCGCGCGGCGGAACCCGCTGCGCGACCCCCGTGACCGACGGCTGACGCGCATCGCGGGTCCCTCGTCCCTCGTGCTGTTCGGCGTCACGGGCGACCTCGCCCGCAAGAAGCTGCTCCCGGCCATGTACGACCTGGCCCATCGGGGCCTGCTGCCGCCGTCGTTCTCCCTGGTCGGCTTCGGCCGCCGGGACTGGTCGGACGCCGCGTTCGCCGACTATGTGCGGGCGGCCGTGGAGTCCGGCTCGCGCACCCCGTTCGACGAGACCGTCTGGGAGCAGTTCCGCGGCGGACTGCGGTTCGTCTCCGGGGCGTTCGACGACGCCCCCGCCTACGAGCGCCTCGGCGAGGTCCTCGCGGAGCTGGAGACCTCGCGCGGCACCGGCGGCAACACGGCGTTCTACCTGTCCATCCCGCCGGACTGGTTCGAGGACGTCTCACGGCACCTCGCGGACCAGGGCCTGGCGGAGCGGGACCAGCCCGCGGACGGCCCGTGGCGGCGCGTGGTGATCGAGAAGCCCTTCGGCCACGACCTGGCCAGTGCCCGGGAGCTGAACGCCGTGATCGAGCGGGTGTTCCCCTCCGACGCGGTGTTCCGGATCGACCACTACCTCGGCAAGGAGACCGTCCAGAACATCCTCGCGTTCCGGTTCGCCAACCGGATCTTCGAGCCGCTCTGGAACGCCGAGCACGTCGACCACGTGCAGATCACCATGGCCGAGGACATCGGCATCGGCGGCCGCGCGGGCTACTACGACGGCGTGGGCGCGGCCCGCGACGTCATCCAGAACCACCTCCTCCAGCTGCTGGCCCTGACCGCCATGGAGGAGCCGCTGTCCTTCGACGCGGCGCACCTGCGCGCGGAGAAGGAGAAGGTCCTCGAGGCCGTCCGCGTCCCGGACACCCCGGAGGGCCTCGACGCCGCCTCCGCCCGCGGCCAGTACACCGGCGGGTGGCAGGGCGGTGAGGAGGTCACCGGGTTCCTCGACGAGGAGGGCTTCAACCCCGCGTCCACCACGGAGACCTTCGCGGCCCTCAAGGTCGGGATCCAGACCCGCCGCTGGCAGGGCGTGCCGTTCTACCTGCGCGCCGGCAAGCGCCTGGGCCGGCGGGTCACGGAGATCGCGGTGGTGTTCAAGGACCCCCCGCACCTGCTCTTCCCCGTGCATCCGGGGGACGGCTTCGGTGAGAACGTGATCGTCATCCGCGTCCAGCCGGACGAGGGCGTGACCATCCGCTTCGCCTCGAAGGTGCCGGGCACCCAGCAGGAGGTCCGGGACGTCACCATGGACTTCGGCTACGGGCACGCGTTCACCGAGGACTCCCCCGAGGCGTATGAGCGCCTCATCCTCGACGTGCTGCTCGGCGAGCCGCCGCTGTTCCCCCGGCAGGCCGAGGTGGAGCTGTCCTGGCGCATCGTGGACCCGTTCGAGGAGCACTGGGCCGCGCTGCCCGACCAGCCCGAGCCGTACGCGCCGGGCTCCTGGGGTCCGGCCTCCGCCGACGCCCTGATGGCCCGCGACGGCCGGACCTGGAGGCGACCGTGAAGATCCGCATGCACGACACCACCACCTCCCAGGTGGCCAAGCGGCTCACCGCGCTGCGCGAGGCCGGGGGCGTGGCGGCGCTCGGCCGCGTGCTCTCCCTCGTGATCAGCACGGACGACGCCGGCATCGAGCTCGCCCTGCAGGCCGCCAACGCCGCCTCGCTCGAGCATCCCTGCCGCATCGTGGTGCTCGCCCTCGGCGACCCGGACGCCCCGACCCGCCTGGACGCGGAGATCCGCGTGGGCGGCGACGCCGGCGCGTCCGACGTCGTGATCCTCTGGTGCCAGGGCGCCAACGCCCACGCGGGTGAGCCGCTCGTGGCGGCGCTGCTGCTGCCCGACGCCCCGATCGTCGTCTGGTGGCCGGGCGTGCCCCCGCAGGTCCCCGCGGACACCCCGCTGGGCCGTCTGGCGCACCGCCGCATTACGGACTCGGCGACGTGCCCGGATGCCGAGGCCGCGCTGCGCTCACTGGCCGAGGGGCACCGGGACGGGGACACCGACCTGGCGTGGACGCGTCTGACCCTCTGGCGCATCCAGGTGGCCGGCATCCTCGACCACCTGCCGCTGTCCCGGGTCCGCTCCGTCACCGTGGACGGGGCCCCGGACTCCCCCAGCACCATGCTGCTCGCCGCCTGGCTCACCCTGGGCCTTCGGCGGCCGGTGACCATCGCCCACTCGAAGGCCGGCCACGGCATCCGCGCCGTCCGCCTCCGCGGCCCCGAGGGGGACGTCGTGCTCTCCCGTTCCCAGTCCCAGGTGGCCCGCCTCTACCAGCAGGGGCGGCCCGTGCAGCGCATCTCCCTGCCCCGGCGCACGGACCAGGACTGCCTGGCGGAGGAGCTGCGCCGCCTGGACCCGGACGAGGTCTACGGCGAGGTCCTGCGCGTCGGCCTGGCGCGCACCGACCTCGCCGCCGTCGACGCCAGCGACCGCTGACCGTCCACGACGACGCCGGCCCCGCACCCTGTTCGAGGGTGCGGGGCCGGCGTGCTCGCCCGGAGGGCGGGGGCTCAGGAGTCGACGTTGAACCGGGCCAGCAGGCCCAGGGCCACGATGGCGGCGCCCCACAGGAGCGCGGAGGTCACCGTCACGCGGGTCAGCAGGCGCTGGGCCGAGCCGGAGGAGCTCATGGACGTGGTGACGCCGCCGCCGAACATGTCCGAGACGCCGCCGCCGCGGCCCTTGTGCAGCAGCACGAGCAGGATGATCAGCACGCTCAGCAGCACGACCGCGATCTGCAGCAGCAGGGTCAGGATATCCATGGGGCCTTCCCTCGTCGGGTGTGTTCCTCGGGGCGCCGAGCCGGCGACCGGCGGTCCTCAGCGGGCCGCGTCGAACCGGACGATCTTAGCAAACTCGTCCGCGTCGAGGCTGGCGCCGCCCACGAGGGCGCCGTCCACGTCCTCCTGCGCGAGCAGCTCCGGTGCCGAGGACGACTTCACAGAACCGCCGTACAGCAGGCGCATCCCGGACGCGACGTCCGCGCCGTGGGCTCCGGCGAGGTCCTTCCGCAGCACGGCGCACATCTCCTGGGCGTCCTCGGCGCTGGCCACCTCGCCGGTGCCGATCGCCCAGACGGGCTCGTAGGCCACGACGACGCGGGCCGTGTCCTCCGCGGACAGGCCCTCGAGCGATCCCCGCAGCTGCGCCACGGTGTGCTCGACGTGCTTCCCGGCCTGGCGCACGTCGAGGCCCTCGCCGACGCACACCACGGGGGTGAGCCCGTGGCGCAGGGCGGCGGCCGCCTTGCGGGCCACGAGGGCGTCGTCCTCCCCGTGGATCGTGCGGCGCTCCGAGTGGCCCACGATCACGTAGGAGCAGCCCAGGGCGGACAGGAACGCACCGGAGACGTCGCCGGTGTAGGCGCCGGAGTCCTCCGGGCTGAGGTCCTGGGCGCCGTACGCCAGCTCGATCCGGTCGCCCGTGACCAGGGTCTGCACCGCGCGCAGGTCGGTGAAGGGCGGGAACACCGCCACCTCCACGTCCTCCTGCTCGTGGTCCGCGTCCTGGAGCAGCCATGCCAGGCGCTGCACGAGGGTGACGGCCTCGCGGTGGTCCAGGTTCATCTTCCAGTTGCCCGCGATCAGCGGGGTGCGGGCCGCGACCATGCTCAGGCCTCCTGACGGGTCAGGGCGGTGACGCCGGGCAGCTCCTTGCCCTCGAGGTACTCGAGGGAGGCGCCGCCGCCGGTGGAGATGTGGCCGAACTGGGAGTCCTCGAAGCCGAGCGATCGCACGGCCGCCGCGGAGTCGCCGCCGCCGACCACGGACAGACCGCCGTCCGCGGTCGCCTCGGTGAGGGCCTGGGCCACGGCGCGGGTGCCCTCGGCGAACGCGGGGAACTCGAAGACGCCCATGGGACCGTTCCAGAACACGGTCTTCGCGCCGGCGATCCGGGCGGCGAAGTCCTTCGCCGTCTCCGGACCGATGTCCAGGCCGAGCGCCTCCGCGCCGTGGGCGCCGGTGGTGAGCGCGTCCACGGGGAGCACCTCGTGCTCGGCGTCCTTCGCGAATGCGGAGGCCATCACGATGTCGGTGGGCAGCACGATCTCGGCGGCGTCCTTGCCCGAGCGCTCGAGGTAGCCCTTGACCGTGTCCAGCTGGTCCTCCTCGAGCAGGGAGGCGCCGACCTCGTGGCCCTGGGCCTTGAGGAACGTGAAGAGCATGCCGCCGCCGATCAGGAGGGTGTCCGCCTTCTCGAGCAGGTTGTCGATCACGGCGAGCTTGTCCGAGACCTTGGATCCACCGAGGACCACCACGTACGGGCGCTCCGGGGACTCGGTGAGACGGGTGAGGACCTCGAGCTCGGTGGCCACCAGCGGGCCCTGATGGGCCGGCAGCAGGGCGGCGATGTCCGCCACGGAGGCGTGGGCGCGGTGCACGGCGCCGAAGGCGTCGCCCACGTAGGCGCCGTCCGCCCCCGCGAGGTCCGCCATCTCCCGGGCGAGCTCGCCGCGCTCGGCGGCGTCCTTCGAGGTCTCGCGGGCGTCGAAACGGACGTTCTCGAGCAGGAGGACCTGGCCGTCGGCCAGGGCCGCGGCCTTGGCGCGGGCGTCCTCGCCCGTGACGTCGGCAGCCAGCTGGACGTCGGTGCCGAGGACCTCGCCGAGGCGGGCGGCCACGGGGGCCAGGGAGTACTTCGGGTCCGGCTCGCCCTGGGGACGGCCGAGGTGGGCCATGACGACCACGCGGGCGCCGGCGTCGGCCAGCTCCTTGATGGCCGGCGCGGAGGCGCGGATGCGGCCGTCGTCGGTGACGGTCTGCCCGTCCAGCGGGACGTTGAGGTCCGAGCGGATCAGGACGGTGCGTCCGGCGACGCCGGCCTCGAGCAGGTCGGTCAGGGTCTGGGCGGTCATGGGGTGCCTCCTGGTGTCGGTCACGGTCGCTCGTCAGTCTAGGCAGACGGCCCGGGCCGGTGGAGGTCCACCGGCCCGGGCCGTCCGGGTCGCGCGCCGCTCAGAGCTGCGCGGCGATGTGCTTCGTCAGGTCCAGGAGCTGGCAGGTGTAGCCGTACTCGTTGTCATACCAGCCGATGATCTTCACGGTCTGGGCGATGGACTTGGTCAGCGGGGCGTCGAAGGTGCACGCGGCCGGGGAGGTCACGATGTCCGAGGAGACGATCGGGTCCTCGGAGTACACGAGGCGGCCGGCCATGGGGCCGGACTCCGCGGCCTTGCGGAAGGCGGCGTTGACCTCCTCGACCTCCACGTGGCGCGTGAGCTCGACCGTGAGATCCGTGGCGGAACCGGTGATGGTGGGCACGCGCATCGCGAAGCCGTCCAGCTTGCCCTTGAGCTCCGGGATGACCTCGCCGATCGCCTTGGCGGCGCCGGTGGAGGTCGGCACCATGTTCTGCGCGGCGGCGCGGGCGCGGCGGCGGTCCTTCTTGTGCACGTTGTCGTGCAGGTTCTGGTCGCCGGTGTACGCGTGGATCGTCGTCATGATGCCGTTGACGATGCCGAACTCGTCGTTGAGCACCTTGGCCATCGGCGCCAGGCAGTTCGTGGTGCAGGACGCGTTGGACACGATGTGCATCGACGCGGCGTCGTACGTCTCCTCGTTCACGCCCATCACGAAGGTGCCGTCGACCTCCTTGCCGGGGGCGGAGATGACGACCTTCTTGGCGCCCGCGTCCAGATGGGCCTTGGCCTTGGGGCCGGAGGTGAAGATGCCGGTGCAGTCGATCACGATGTCGACGCCGAGCTCACTCCACGGCAGCTGGGCCGGGTCGGTCTCGGAGAACAGGGCGACCTCGCGGCCGTCCACCACGAAGCCCTTGTCCGAGATCTCGAGCTCGCCGGGGTAGCGGCCGAGGATGGTGTCGTACTTGGAGAGCCAGAACAGGTCCTCCTTGTCCGCCAGGTCGTTCACGGCCACGAGCTCGAGGCCCTGGTCCTTGCGGTCCGCGAGCACGCGGAGGATGTTGCGGCCGATGCGGCCGAAGCCGTTGATGGCGATCTTGGTCATGATGCCTCGCTTCCTGGCGCCCGTCGCGGGGCGCGTCCATGGGCTGATGGGATGATCCGATGCATGCCCTCGCACGTCGTCGGACGAGGCCACGGTCGACGCGCGGGGCGCCGATCCGCGAGTCGACCGCCCGATCGGGCGGTCGACCCGCGGAGGGTGAGGGGGCAGGGTCAGGCCGGCAGCACGAGGCCCCGGGCGCCCTGGCGGGCCGCCTCGAAGCGCTGCTGGACGTCCGCCCAGTTCACGATGTTCCACACGGCCTTGACGTAGTCGGCCTTGACGTTCTGGTAGTCCAGGTAGAAGGCGTGCTCCCACATGTCCAGCTGGAACAGCGGGATGGTGGCCACCGGGACGCCGTTCTGCTGGTCGTAGAACTGCTCGATGACGAGGTTGCCGCCGATGGGCTCGTACGCGAGCACGGCCCAGCCGGAGCCCTGGATGCCCAAGGCGGCGGCGGTGAAGTGGGCCTGGAACTTGTCGAACGAGCCGAAGTACTCGTCGATCGCGGCGGCCAGCTCGCCGGTCGGCTTGTCGCCGCCCTCGGGCGAGAGGTTCTTCCAGAAGATGGAGTGGTTCGTGTGACCGCCCAGGTTGAAGGCGAGGTCCTTCGAGAGCTGGTTGACGGCGCCGAAGTCCTCGGCGTCGCGGGCCGCGGCGAGCTTCTCCAGGGCCGTGTTCGCGCCCTTCA
This Micrococcus flavus DNA region includes the following protein-coding sequences:
- a CDS encoding glucose-6-phosphate dehydrogenase assembly protein OpcA yields the protein MKIRMHDTTTSQVAKRLTALREAGGVAALGRVLSLVISTDDAGIELALQAANAASLEHPCRIVVLALGDPDAPTRLDAEIRVGGDAGASDVVILWCQGANAHAGEPLVAALLLPDAPIVVWWPGVPPQVPADTPLGRLAHRRITDSATCPDAEAALRSLAEGHRDGDTDLAWTRLTLWRIQVAGILDHLPLSRVRSVTVDGAPDSPSTMLLAAWLTLGLRRPVTIAHSKAGHGIRAVRLRGPEGDVVLSRSQSQVARLYQQGRPVQRISLPRRTDQDCLAEELRRLDPDEVYGEVLRVGLARTDLAAVDASDR
- the secG gene encoding preprotein translocase subunit SecG, coding for MDILTLLLQIAVVLLSVLIILLVLLHKGRGGGVSDMFGGGVTTSMSSSGSAQRLLTRVTVTSALLWGAAIVALGLLARFNVDS
- the tpiA gene encoding triose-phosphate isomerase, coding for MVAARTPLIAGNWKMNLDHREAVTLVQRLAWLLQDADHEQEDVEVAVFPPFTDLRAVQTLVTGDRIELAYGAQDLSPEDSGAYTGDVSGAFLSALGCSYVIVGHSERRTIHGEDDALVARKAAAALRHGLTPVVCVGEGLDVRQAGKHVEHTVAQLRGSLEGLSAEDTARVVVAYEPVWAIGTGEVASAEDAQEMCAVLRKDLAGAHGADVASGMRLLYGGSVKSSSAPELLAQEDVDGALVGGASLDADEFAKIVRFDAAR
- a CDS encoding phosphoglycerate kinase — its product is MTAQTLTDLLEAGVAGRTVLIRSDLNVPLDGQTVTDDGRIRASAPAIKELADAGARVVVMAHLGRPQGEPDPKYSLAPVAARLGEVLGTDVQLAADVTGEDARAKAAALADGQVLLLENVRFDARETSKDAAERGELAREMADLAGADGAYVGDAFGAVHRAHASVADIAALLPAHQGPLVATELEVLTRLTESPERPYVVVLGGSKVSDKLAVIDNLLEKADTLLIGGGMLFTFLKAQGHEVGASLLEEDQLDTVKGYLERSGKDAAEIVLPTDIVMASAFAKDAEHEVLPVDALTTGAHGAEALGLDIGPETAKDFAARIAGAKTVFWNGPMGVFEFPAFAEGTRAVAQALTEATADGGLSVVGGGDSAAAVRSLGFEDSQFGHISTGGGASLEYLEGKELPGVTALTRQEA
- the gap gene encoding type I glyceraldehyde-3-phosphate dehydrogenase, which codes for MTKIAINGFGRIGRNILRVLADRKDQGLELVAVNDLADKEDLFWLSKYDTILGRYPGELEISDKGFVVDGREVALFSETDPAQLPWSELGVDIVIDCTGIFTSGPKAKAHLDAGAKKVVISAPGKEVDGTFVMGVNEETYDAASMHIVSNASCTTNCLAPMAKVLNDEFGIVNGIMTTIHAYTGDQNLHDNVHKKDRRRARAAAQNMVPTSTGAAKAIGEVIPELKGKLDGFAMRVPTITGSATDLTVELTRHVEVEEVNAAFRKAAESGPMAGRLVYSEDPIVSSDIVTSPAACTFDAPLTKSIAQTVKIIGWYDNEYGYTCQLLDLTKHIAAQL
- a CDS encoding superoxide dismutase, encoding MTEFTLPELDYDYAALEPHISARIMELHHSKHHATYVKGANTALEKLAAARDAEDFGAVNQLSKDLAFNLGGHTNHSIFWKNLSPEGGDKPTGELAAAIDEYFGSFDKFQAHFTAAALGIQGSGWAVLAYEPIGGNLVIEQFYDQQNGVPVATIPLFQLDMWEHAFYLDYQNVKADYVKAVWNIVNWADVQQRFEAARQGARGLVLPA